The sequence below is a genomic window from Mytilus edulis chromosome 2, xbMytEdul2.2, whole genome shotgun sequence.
AATACATCAAAATTGTTGTACGATCATGAAAAGTTTTCTTTAATGTCCTTCAGTTTATAACTATGATATCAATTGTTagttatttttgataaatgagtACAGATTAACTAATTGCTGCTGTTGAAGAAATTCTGATATTTGgtaattttgaaagtttttaaagtACCAAATTGTGAGTCGCTGCACCAAAGTAATCCATTAATATCGAGAGCTATGTTTGGTTTATATCGTCCAAATCTGTCTTCACAATTGGTAAAACCCATACAACGCAAATATCCTAGTTCGTCTATCACGTGGAGACATCCTTCTGGAGTAGAAACAATAAATCGTCCAGTATCGGTACTGCAAACGCCTGTAGGTCGAAAATTAACTGTATGTTCTATTTCAAGAAATGGTACTGATATTGTAACCATACTAATATTAGCtttatttattaaacaatttccatctgaaacttttaaaattgtaacagaATGAGTTTCCAGGTCTGATACAGCAATTGTTTCCTCTTTCTTATTATAGGCCATTTTGTGTGGAAATTCGAGTGTATTACATTCTTTTGAAATATCATTCAATTTTAAAAGCAGTTCTCCATGCATAGAATACACATGCACGTGTCCTCTCCTGGAAATGCTCTTTTTGTAAATCGGGTTCCATATATCAGGACCGCAAGCTAATATTTTCCCGTTTGATAATTCAACCATATCAATTGGACAGAAATCAATGCATGTAGCGAAATGTGACCAACCACAGAAGGCATACTTTAAAATCAGTTTCTCGTCGGGAAATGCCACTAATAGACTTTCATCACACATTTCAATAACAGCATAGCATTTATGTGTGTCTGGTATTCTGATTCTATCTATCATTTGTCCATTGTGGTCATATTTCATAATAAATGGTACATCATACGACAAAACATACATACCCCCGTTCTTTGAAGGGGATAGAGAAGAAATAACGCAGTGACCTTCATTATCGACAGGTATCTCTACAACGAATTGGGTATCAAGTTTGCAATCTATATTCGTTTGAACATAATGTTGTTTGTTTGCGAATTGAATTTGTAATGGCGTTCTGGGTTGATGTACGTCTTCTTCTTCATCCGAGGACTCATCAGAAGAACGGCCAAAATGCCTATGTGTATTGAAACACTTTTTACATAAGATTAGTCCACAGACACCACAGCATATGTAAATAACTTCAGACCTTTCGCAGTTCTTGCAATATTTGTCTGGTTTACAAATTGACACAaagtaatttgttaaaaaatgactaaaTCCTCGTTTTGGTATATTAAATTTAGTTCGACATAACGGACATGATAGTTTTTGTTTTCTAGATAACACTTCATCTCCATAATCTTTCAAGCATTTATAACAAAACGTATGCCTGCAATCCAATATTTTTGGAAATGTTAGACTGTCATAACATATTGGACACGTGGCTGCAGTTTCTTCCATATTTAAGAAGTAAGTGTTACAGTTCTTTCTAAAAGTAGACACGTTATATGATTATACATTTTCCTTATTACTAGTATACAAGacatggtgtttttaaaatcgcATTAAAACTATATCTTTAAAATCGTTGATGTGTACATATTTGAAATACGCGGACGTGTTTAAAGGTAGTTATTAGAAATACATTAATATTATAAGTGCATCTTAAAAGCTTGTTCGCAGAATTTATCTaataattttatgtttcaaattttaaacagcacttgaaaatatttgatattatttacCTTTTCCTGTCGTATTCACATTAGAAGtgcttctgtaaaaaaaatcctaCTAAAATAAGGATAATATCCGTTGGAATTTACAACCAATTGTAGTTGATTCATTGTCCATTACAATTGCACAATCACTTTGGAGTGCTATTTCCTTATTGGGAACTGATTTTTATCTCGACAAAATAATACGAATCTGAACCTAAACAGAAAATTACatgagaaataaaaacaaaatattttccagtttCTAAATTTAGCTGAACAATATTTCTAAGACATACAATTATTCCTAAATAAAAGTATTAGTGTCAAATCAAACTATAGCCGTAAAGTTAGTTTCACGAAAAACAAGGACATTTTACAACTTTAAAAcaagaaattaacaaatacacCAATCTTAAATGATAACTTAAAAACCGAGGTCtgcattctataaaatttattattagGACAAACACATAGTTATTGTTACTTAACACACAGTCATAGTTACTTAAAGTCATATGATACTTAAAAAAACTGAATATGTTACGTATACCAGAATggcaactttttaaattaaaacaagtgTACGTCAACTTTCTTGTAAAATAAACTCCATTATCTTATCAAAatcttcaataaaattgagaatggaaatggggaatttgtcaaagagtcaacaacGCCAACAACCCAACCGAAGAGCAGGAAACATGTACTGCTATTGAATTTTTATCTTCCAATACACTAATCAACCGACATTTTCCCATATGCAATGCCTTTAACTACGAGATCACTTATATATGAATTTAAAACTCAAGCGtcaaatcaactttaaactttgGCCTACAATCaaacacaatatattaattttaaagttaaagatAATAATCATTATTCTTCTCGTTTGTAGCGATGGAAATATATATGGTATTGTCAAAATCCAAacatatttgtaaaattaaaaaaaaaaaaaaatagacaacatTTTGTCACTACAGATTCTTGGTCATGGAGAGATTATCATATATATTAGAACAGGTAAATCACAATTGTGTAAAAGAAAGTCAAAACACTGTGTACTTAAAGTACAAAAAAGTGGTCATAAgccatatataaaaaaaacaccccAAGATAACGATTTGAAATAAGTACTTAAATAATCTTAAATGAAGTATACTGAAATTTCAGATCAGTAGattaatttgtgtattttattcaataaaaatgtttttactgAACATTTCCAGTGCATTGTCCggaaaagaaatacaaaacaatagGAAACGATCAATGATAACGCGATGACGATGTTAAACACGACTAAATTCTGCGAAATTGTTGTTTTACTTCCTTTTTGTAATTTGAAACCTTCCTTATAGCTGATTATTGTCTCTTTTTAGACATTGCCTGCACATGATTAGTTGTTTGACATAACAGGAcgtttgttttgttgtttatttgttgctGCTGTTGGTTATgatgattttttgtttgatttttaggTGTGggtttttagttttgttttcttttttttaaggggGACGAATTTTCAAAGTAGAGAAGTTTACAATAACTCATATATAGAGTGCaagtaaaagtatttttttatcaaaagaaatACATAGAAACAGCATCTGATGTTGAAACCCGACAACTTTCTACTTTATAAGTCAcatgatatctatgatgagaCTATTGTCGAGCTCTTatattttattcatgaaattcttattttactttcaaGAAGACAAGTCGGTCATTTGGTCCGAAGTGACATGAATGGAATATTTGTAAGGGTTTACTGATAAAAGTTTTCAATTAAAACATCAGGTATTTCTTTTCCCCCAGTTACGAAATACATTTATACTCTTACTTAACAAGTATAAAGTGTACTAACATCTAACTTCCTTTTGGTGCGAACCAAGGGTCCGTTTTGAAGATCGTAcctagacctataatggtttaatttaatgaattgtgacttggatggagagttgtctcattgacactcataccacatcttcctatatctaattactATACACTTTGTTTTAAATAACAAAGAGGAACAAATAAACCGGAATTCTGATTTACATTTTCATAAAcgtgtatttgaaaaaaaatgataccaAGTTCTAAGAAACCTTCTATATAGCTTGCTatagtttaaaaataaagtgGAGTGTTGGGTTTATCTACTTAATATTATTcctctaattatatttttttaagataaaattattTCACAAATCATCCGCTTTGTTATTGCCTATTTCAAAAGTATTGACACACCGTAGAACATAACCtggataaaggcaacagtagtataccgctgctcaaCCGCCAAAAATATAAGTACTtgcttttctatatatatatatatattatattagaatgtaaaataacaaaaataccgaactccaaggtaaattcaaaacggaaagtcctttatcaaaaggcaaattcaaaagcttaaacacatcaaacgaataaagtGCAAAATAAGTGAGGCATTTCCTATTTCATTACATATAATTTGCAATTTGCGATCCCAAGCATATCAGTTATCTAAATTATTCGCAAATTTTTCCAACTTAAACGTTTTGATGGTACCATAGTACGAGTCACTACACCAAATGACCCCATGATTATCCAATGCAATATCAGGTACAAATAATCCAAAGCTATCCTCACAGTCTGTCGTACCTAATGCAACTAGTTCCCcaaatttgtttattatatgAAGGTGACCTTCAGGTGTGCAAACAATGAAATTGCCGTCAGAGCTATAACAAATCCCTGAAGCATGAAAACATATCTGGCGTTCAGTTTGAATTGAAGATGTCGACATTTGCGCAATTGTTTTATTTCCACCTTTATATATGACATAGGGTCCACCATTCTCTTGTAAAATTATAACGGAATGGTTTTTATGATCTGCAATTGCAATTACTCCATGCTCCTTGTCATAGGCAATTTTATGTGGAAAGTCGAACAACCCAAACTCTCTGTCAACTGTTCGTAGGAGTTCTCCGAAAGTAGAATATAGTTGTAAACATCCCTGTCCGAATACTGGAAATGACATATGCAACTTTTTACCACATGTTAGTATATTTCCGTTTGTTAACTGAACAATGTCAACGGGAAAATAATCTGGACACGTAACAAACGCAGACCATACaccaaatttgtaagaaagtatAGTTCTTTTAAAGGGAAAAGTTCCCATCAAATTACCTCCATTTGTTTCGTATATTCCCACGCATTGATGTGGTGTATGGATTTTATCTATTGTTTTTCCATATTGATTCATAAGTAATATGAACGGAACACCAGAAGGTACTACTAAAAGATCGCCAGAGGAAGAAAGTCGTATTGAATAAATGACATGAGAGTCGTTTTCTGGTGGTGATTCTACTACAAAATGTGTTTCTAGCTTATAATaatcaattgtttttaaatttcctaAGCGTTGTAAAAATGATGAGCTAAAATCTATTCTTGAGTCTAGTATTTCAATTCCATTATCGTGAAGGTCCTCGTTGGGTGGAGAATGGAAATGTTTTCCAAAACAAACCATACATAAAGACAAACCACAATCCTTGCAACTTCCAGAAACTTTAAGATGATTTTTACACTTCAAACAATATTTGTCCGATTCGGAAATACCCACAAAATAGTTTGTTACTAAATGGCTTAGTCCGTAATTTGGTATTTTGAGTTCTGTGCGACATAGAGGACAAGACAGTTTGTGCTGTTTTGGTCCAATCTCATCGGAATAACCCTTTAAACAGTTCAAGCAAAACGTGTGCCTACAGTCCAAAATCTTTGGAGATGTAAATATCTCTAGACATATCGGGCAGGTGTCACATTCGTCCATCTGTAATTTCAAATACAttgaaaagaaagataaaatgtACAGCAAATAGGTACAACCTTTaagaaacatttgtttttcaaaagacAATCGGCATACAATGGGAACCAACTGTACCCCTCTTCGTGCCGGCTTGTTTCTTTATTCATTTCAGACCAACTTACAAGGGTTCATTATGAGGAATAAAAGGAGCCAATATTATTTGTTAACTTCTCGATCCTCTATATAGTATGTGTGATAATCATACTGTGTCTGTCTGACTTTACTTTTCgccaaagaaaacaaataatttcatagaaaaaattgttatttcttttattttatactATAAAAAAACGCATTTTTTTGGTCAGCTGAAATATTAGTTTAAAGTCTAAAACGTTTAATCACTATTAAAGATTGCCTTTTTCTaaaaactttttgagaaaaaaaatcattttatcaatttttaattatGAGCGTGAGTGTCAGTTTATGCGTTTAAATATAATAAGGACGcttgatatatatattgttgaAAATTGTGTCAGCTGTTTGTTTAGCTTAATGTACGGTAAAGATTTTGCACATTGACGAACGCCGTATGGTGACTTATATGTGCCTACAGCTACAacatggatagttgtctcattgacaacaaTATCACTTCTTATGTTATGTGTAAGTGTTTATTCATATCTTTATCTGGGCATCATCATACGTCTAAACGAAGTTTATTGACATGCAAATTCGGACATTCATTCAAAAACTTAAGTCTTTCAGACTTTTTCTGTTTGTTGGAAAGAGAGATGTATCAATAACACATCTTGACCTTCGGGAGGGGCTTTACTGATATACTGTGCTGTATTAAGAGAGCTACTTGTCGGcaaagcaaaaaaataaacacaatcgTCATTCGTTAATGGTAGGCAACATGGAGGCCGAA
It includes:
- the LOC139510966 gene encoding uncharacterized protein, which translates into the protein MGESDTCPICLERFTSPKILDCRHTFCLRCLKAYSDEIGPKQNTISCPLCRTQCKIPNDGLNRLVTNYFVSISEADKYCMNCQKQLKDSGSCKDCGLSLCVVCSEKHSHSPTNKDNNNGSEISEARINFHASFLRRLGNLKTVNFYKLDTHFVVESLPENDCRIIHSIRLASSGSVLVVPSGVPFILLMNQYGETADKIHTPHQCVGICELNAGDLLGTFPFNRNILSYKFGKWSTFVDCPDFLPVDIVQLSNGNILTCGKKLDMSFIRSGQGCLQLYSSFGELLQTLDSQFGMFDFPHKIAYDKEHDVIAIADIENNTVTIVHDNDGRYAVYKGGNRTIEQISGSSILIERQICFHASGISSSSDGNFIISTPEGHLHIINKFGELVALGITDCEDKFGRLVPGIVLDDHGIVWCSDSLNGTIKTFKLEKFGNNLGSDSKNCNTYFLNMEETAATCPICYDSLTFPKILDCRHTFCYKCLKDYGDEVLSRKQKLSCPLCRTKFNIPKRGFSHFLTNYFVSICKPDKYCKNCERSEVIYICCGVCGLILCKKCFNTHRHFGRSSDESSDEEEDVHQPRTPLQIQFANKQHYVQTNIDCKLDTQFVVEIPVDNEGHCVISSLSPSKNGGMYVLSYDVPFIMKYDHNGQMIDRIRIPDTHKCYAVIEMCDESLLVAFPDEKLILKYAFCGWSHFATCIDFCPIDMVELSNGKILACGPDIWNPIYKKSISRRGHVHVYSMHGELLLKLNDISKECNTLEFPHKMAYNKKEETIAVSDLETHSVTILKVSDGNCLINKANISMVTISVPFLEIEHTVNFRPTGVCSTDTGRFIVSTPEGCLHVIDELGYLRCMGFTNCEDRFGRYKPNIALDINGLLWCSDSQFGTLKTFKITKYQNFFNSSN
- the LOC139512696 gene encoding uncharacterized protein — protein: MDECDTCPICLEIFTSPKILDCRHTFCLNCLKGYSDEIGPKQHKLSCPLCRTELKIPNYGLSHLVTNYFVGISESDKYCLKCKNHLKVSGSCKDCGLSLCMVCFGKHFHSPPNEDLHDNGIEILDSRIDFSSSFLQRLGNLKTIDYYKLETHFVVESPPENDSHVIYSIRLSSSGDLLVVPSGVPFILLMNQYGKTIDKIHTPHQCVGIYETNGGNLMGTFPFKRTILSYKFGVWSAFVTCPDYFPVDIVQLTNGNILTCGKKLHMSFPVFGQGCLQLYSTFGELLRTVDREFGLFDFPHKIAYDKEHGVIAIADHKNHSVIILQENGGPYVIYKGGNKTIAQMSTSSIQTERQICFHASGICYSSDGNFIVCTPEGHLHIINKFGELVALGTTDCEDSFGLFVPDIALDNHGVIWCSDSYYGTIKTFKLEKFANNLDN